A window of the Emys orbicularis isolate rEmyOrb1 chromosome 1, rEmyOrb1.hap1, whole genome shotgun sequence genome harbors these coding sequences:
- the LOC135891377 gene encoding olfactory receptor 52E2-like has product MSDSNTSDFTNPSTFILLGIPGLEAAHIWISIPFCAMYTIAVLGNFTILFIVKREPSLHGPMFYFLCMLAVSDLVMSTSTVPKMLSIFWFNSREISFSACLTQMYFLHSFSGMESGILVAMAFDRYVAICNPLRHSSILTNSVVAKIGLAVVLRSVIVTLPYPFLAKQWPYCRTNIISHFCCGHIAVVKLACADISISSYYGLFDLLSVIGMDVFFITVSYTQILRAIFRLPTKDARLKTFGTCISHVCAILALYVPDFFSSLMYRFGHNVPLHFLILIASVY; this is encoded by the coding sequence atgtcagattctAACACAAgcgacttcaccaacccctccaccttcatcctactTGGCATTCCGGGCCTGGAGGCAGCCCATATCTGGATCTCCATTCCCTTCTGTGCTATGTACACCATAGCcgtcttggggaacttcaccatcctgttcattgTGAAGAGGGAGCCAAGCCTCCACGGGCCCAtgttctatttcctctgcatgctggccgtcaGCGACCTGGTCATGTCCACATCCACCGTACCCAAAATgttgagcatcttctggttcaattccagggagatcagtttcagtgcctgcctcacccagatgtacttccTTCACTCCTTCTCAGGGATGGAGTCTGGAATCctcgtggccatggcttttgatcgctacgtggccatctgcaatCCTCTGAGACATTCCAGCATCCTGACAAACTCAGTTGTGGCCAAGATAGGCCTGGCCGTGGTGCTGCGTAGTGTCATAGTCACATTACCCTATCCCTTCCTGGCGAAgcagtggccatattgcagaaccaacatcatctcCCACTTCTGTTGTGGGCATATagctgtggtgaagctggcctgcgctGACATCAGTATCAGTAGTTATTATGGCCTGTTTGATCTTCTCTCTGTGATCGGAATGGATGTGTTTTTTATCACCGTGTCCTATActcagatcctccgggccatcttccgcctccccacaaaggatgcccgGCTCAAAACTTTTGGGACCTGCATCTCTCATGTTTGTGCCATCTTAGCTTTGTACGTCCCAGATTTCTTCTCCTCTCTCATGTACCGGTTTGGCCACAATGTACCACTGCACTTCCTCATTCTCATTGCCAGTGTTTACTAG